TAATAACCATTTACTATTTGCTGTCTCTTTATATGTAAGACAATTTTAAGGGCAAAAAAGTGAAGAATCAAATATAGTATTAGAATATCATTTTAAGTTAAAATGCTGTTGAACCAATTTTAATTGTATAAGCATTATTACGTAAATTTCTGGAAAAACATTATTTAgatgtgtatatatgttttttatatgataatattgcttaatggatatatatattccatATGGAAAGTAGACAATCGATTTCTTAAATTGGCAATAGAggatttttaaaattagtaATAATACCACTTTGTGTATGGAATATAGGTTCATTATAATGTATTTGATTAACTTGGGTGTGTAGATGTTATTCTATTTACTGTGTTTGatacaattatattttgtaaaatgaTCAATAATAGAgcaaacataaaaataagttatAAGACAGAATCTAcattaaaatgaaaaattatctattctataaatatacatataaaatataaacaatcattactatttataataaataaattccTGAAATTATGTATTAATCTTCTCAGGGTTCACGGGTTAAggttatattaaattatatatgtcaTAATATGCtcattttatgaatatttttatataacaaaacCTCTTATTTGAATgctccattttttaatttaaattatagtTTCCCCGAAAAAACTGTAAaagcattttatatatgaagttataaaattatcatcAGATTCATTTTGAGTAATTTGCATACTCTATAAATAGGCGTGTTAATACacatattttgtaatattaatgaaataaatttatatatattttaatatacaattataaaatgcaAATTCCGCAATATAAATCAAGATTCAACAAAGCGACATCATTTATAACACAATAAAGATCTATGAAAggattttttataatgtcTAAAAAACatgtattaataaaaagtatattataagaaattatttcatttccataaaaaattattttttttttcattattatatattattaaaattttaatttatattaatagaagtagttttttatacttttatttattttccataaCGATTTTATATTGAATTATCATCCAtcaatttataatatttatgattgatgcatattatattttaaaacagtTAAAATGAGCAtcttatgatatatataatttaatataaccTTACCCTTCCatgtaaaaaaaggaaaaaaaattcacatagttgtattttttatataaatatgataaaaactgttttttatattttcatttaatttttaagtagttaaattaatttatacaaaataataaaaatataatatttttttaattataaaaaacattttataaaattataattaagaTTTAATAGAATTAATCTTGttcaaatattaaaacataataattaaatattatttttatgtaataattacatttgttttttactttttttagtGTTTTGTAATATAAGTTTTTAAACTTTAATCGTTTTTTAATTCCCTTAAAATGTTTGTTTaaatctatatatatgttatattgtaatataaatattgattATAAGTTgctaaaatatatatattgttttttattttcttactGGTATAAAAGCCATTGAGTTTGAAGtgaatacatatataatataatttcgcaattttatatttaaattggaAATAATGCAAAATAAGCACTGCTAAAGATGAATGCAATACCATTAGGGCTCATTTCCTCAATAATATTTAGTATAGTTTTAGCAAAAAACAGTTCGGATTCAGGGTCCACCACGGGTTGCGtaatttaagaaaaaaacacaaaatacatcatattatatataaatatgcctATACTAAGTTCTTTAATTCGTTatgtgtataaatataataatatattaaaataacaatatttgatatatttttaatttttatattttttttagtttccATTctgtagaaaaaaaacaaagaaaGGCCATAAGACGGCAGATGAACCAGTTAAAGGTAAGGATGAGTATGACCCTGATCTACCAAATCTCAAATTTATAGATGAATTTGATCCAATAATATTAGAAGTTCCCAAAGGACGTCAAAGTGTGTTAGGTGAGCCCTTTATCTCAGAAACCGAtggtattattattgataAAGTGACAGGGTTTTcaagaagaaaaaacaattcTAGTATATCAGGATGGTATGTTAGGCCATACGAAGAAGATTATGAAGATatgattaattttatttttacgcctcttaataaaaatgatcaatattttcaatCCAACCAAACAAACGCACATAAACAAGGTGACGCCTCCCCTCCAGTACCTAAGACTCCTGGAAAACAAGAATTGCCAGAAGAGCCCAAATTAAGTACAATAAATGAAGATGATGCATATGCACTGCATGAATATGCAAAGTTAGATGAAGAAATGCCCGAAAAATTCAAACAATTATTGTGTACCAATCCAAAAGAAACTAAACAAGCGGATGAACTTATGAACGAAGCTGTAACACATTTAGAATATCATGCTACAAGTGAAGATggttataaattatttagaaGCTATCCTGATATCGGTATAtcatgttataaaaaaaaacatgatGACCATACAGATGTTctaaaaattcatttaaaaattgatgATCTCGATATGGTATCAATTAACGaacaatataaacattataaaccaaattaaaattaaaaaatgattataatttatgtatatgtatttcTCTTTGCTTCCATTAGTATAATGAAACAATAAACCAGATATGGATTCCCAATagtatccattttttatataaaggattggttaaaagtatataaaacataaatgattactcaaattaatatattattgttactatttattcggaatttctttatttattattggaATTGATATATGATACTATTTGTTGCTTCCTACATCTTCAATTTCatgatattttaatttcatctatgcgattttattatattgattTTTAGTAAAAATTGCCCGTGTATACAAACCAAATTTATTAGTAATACAGCAACGTTGCAAAGATTCGATTTTTGGTCGTTGGGAATACTTTCATGCTTTAGCCAAAAAAACTCATGTAAGGAAAAAATTTCAGTTCTGTTTCGATATATATCATACTCTACATTATGACATGGAATTTATTCAAATAcacttttattaattttgcaGATATCAGAAGACAAAACGATAATTGTCATGACTTCACCAAATATAATTGATCACCACCCTTCCACgatagaatataaaaacacaATAATAGAAAATGCAAATTTATTCACAATTGAAATTGATTctaaaaaagatattagAAAAGGGAAAtggaagaaaaaatttgttAACATAGCTGGATTccttattgaaaaaaaaatcggaTATGTCAGTTTCACCTATGTCGAATCTGTAAGcgatatacaaattttagcaacataataatttatttcagcaaattctaaaaaaatattgttttaaatacatgcacataattataatatatacttaacTTGCAAAAAgtttaaacattttatatattcatctatttatgttttttttcttagaTTAATGAGCATGGTTCcatttaacaaaaatacattattgGGAAAGCtttaaattgttattaccttcatatataagcatatatttcatatatattttcatcatcgTAATATTAGAAGATTCATGTTAATATAACGATGCATTTCCATTCATTATGGTTGCTTTAAATTACCATAAtgaagttttttttttgttttaagaatttttcttttatatattatttgttcacatcatttaatataaaaatacactTATGGATATTTCATTTCATGAACACTACAAATGtaactattatattttatgaaaattattttattatggtTATTCTTTCATACTGATGTTTACAGTTTTTTAGTTAGAAATCGATAAGTTTATAGTTTGcttttatgttttaattgatatatattaaacatattttataatttgcaACACCTTTTGAATCCCCTGATATCATCTATATACAAatgtattttaataaataatattatactacatattttataataaactatatttatttctataatggaaaactatatttttaacgaACATTAtggaattattattttgcttATTAGCGCTAATTCTAATATtagcatatttaaaaaatactaaATCAAAGCTGTAATATTCATTTGATGATTTGCACATGCCATTTTAGTCTTATTACaagtttaataatatatataactattGTATATCCATGTATTAAcatcaaatataataatagatTTGTTCGTATTTAATGcttgatatattattattacagtTATTATGTTGGTTCAATACCACTGCATAGTACAACGGAATAATTAATGCgatcaataaaaatactttaAATCAATGTAGAATATTTATGTGTTTCATAGTTTTTAAACCAAGCATTTTAAAcgtatatatcatattgtaaaaggaatatatttaaaatataaatttataagcttgtatatatataataacttaataaaaattttattagttcaaataaaattaattattgttTGCCTTCTCggtaaaattaatattaattttaattatatgaagtttccacaataaaaatgtttcaaTATTAGTTATTAGTAATGTATTTTACTAgtttatatgtataggcatataataattatagttctatctattatattatttataattattagaaCAAAATgtgatataaattttattaacattcttatatgcaattatattaacaattttaaatataatttatttatacctCAAAACTATAAACCTCAAAAATTAATAGtgattaatataatattatgccTTATagcaaataaattaaagtaTATAGAACTATttctattatttgaattaaaaTCTTTGGCATAAATGATactaaatataatagaaaaataataggatagtatacatatatctataatgtaatttttttattaatatgcatattttttatgtattattaaaaacgttagatgcataataatattttatagacAATGCTATATTGTCGATTCTCAGTCGATATTCCACgcatctatattttatggatatcaattatatattggtattatgtttaattaatattaaaaatatccCCATTAATCTGAAGGTAGATTATATTGTATTATAGACAATTATTCCAAATGAATcgaattataatttataccCTCAAATATAAGATTATTATACTGTTCGGTTATCGAAATCcgattaaattaaaataaatacgaTACAAATAATTAGTTTACtaaataacatttttcatcaaataaagaaacatATTGTGTTATTCATGATTCAATATAGATATGGGCTATCATGgtttatataatagataATAAGTGttcttatattatttacccAAAAATTagcaataaaatataaaatgtgaagttataatattgccacatttaatatatatgaacgAATTAGATAGAAGTATTATAACATATGGAAAATGTGTTAAGCAACCTCTTTCATATTAATGGTCATGCCCCTTTTTCCTGCATATTTTGATTGCATTTCGggataaaacatataattttggtacatatatttaatcagCATGTAcagacaaaaatattataaaaaatgaaattacgATATACCCGAACTTTAACTCAAAACGCAAATCCATTGAATGAACAATAACCCATAAGACATAAAATTGCCCCATAAAGCATTAGCCCTTCGGCATCaagaatattaaaattaaaaactaaattaaatttaagtatgcttatatatttcttgaTTTTGTAACTTTAggtttcattattttatttttatattttatttatttgtatttttttaattttatatatactttgtTTTACTATTAAAAGCGAATTTATAACttgtattaatataaaaaatgggcGTCAATATTACTaccaataaataatttttataaaattaacaattttgCTACAAAAATCTTATTTAgtaaaatttgtattaaaagtgataaaaaaattacagaAAATACGATTtatcatcatatatattttatcatactattattatgatgaaataaaaaatacttttattataataatattagtaGTATAAAATTAGCTGCatttatcaaattaaattaagttaaattatttttatatttaaaaatataatagacatgctttatattaaaaaatatgcactATCAAagaaattttgtaaaacaaatgaaaaaaatagaaaaacaTCTATTTTAatgtaattattaatataagtatatataattatattataacaatatatatttttatattattttcttactttatatttttattttaaacgATTAGTTTTCTATTAGGCCAAAACAacatagttttttttttctattatatataaatataagtatatatgtaattcCATACATAatagaattttttataaattttaagttAAGTATGATcaattgtaaatataaaattgcatattcataatgctatacattaaaaatatcatttatataattaaaattatttatttttagatattataatattaattaaattatgaatcataatatttttgatattcattatttatgaaaGATTCTGTTGTTGACGTTGTTTTATgattgaattatttaaataaagcaTACATTATCCcgtttaaataataatttgtattttttaaaaataaatacttgttttttatatttattgaagataattatttgcttcaattttaattatatttgccCAAATTTTCAAgttgttaatttttaattaaaaaaatattaatatattttttaatattttgtttgtgTAGtccaaaaatgaataaattttatattcaaattttttttttttttttaagtgtCTCAGTATAtctgaataataaaacccTTGCAAATAAGCTTGATTCATCCGATGCTTCTTCagaaaatgttttaaagctgctcatatatatgaaaagtAATAATCTTATAGCAGAACCAGTTCCAGACATGGATTCTCTAGTCAATTCAATCCTATCCCAAATTGCTATGATAAAAACTGTTTCAAATAATGTTACTTCAAACAATGTTGCTTCAAGTAATGGTACATCAGACAATGGTAATTCAAGTAATGTTGGTCCAAACAAAGATGATATAGACATTGACTCTATCGTCAACGTcgttttagaaaaaatgaatcgGGAAAATTTTATTCCAGACAAAGAGCAGATACAGTACACTACTCCAGATCAAGAACAGATGCAGTACACTACTCCAGATCAAGAACAGATGTACTACTCTACTCCAGATAATGAACAGATGCAGTACACTACTCCCGATCAAGAACAGATGCAGTACACTACTCCCGATCAAGAACAGGTGCAATACTCTACTCCAGACAACGAGCAGATGCAGTACACTACTCCAGATAATGAACAGATGCAGTACACTACTCCCGATCAAGAACAGATGCAGTACACTACTCCAGATCAAGAACAGGTGCACTACTCTACTCCAGACAACGAGCAGATGCAGTACACTACTCCAGATAATGAACAGATACAGTACACTACTCCAGATAAAGAACAGGTGCACTACTCTACTCCAGACAACGAGCAGATACGCTACATTATTCCAGACAAAGAACAGATGCAGTACACTACTCTAGAAAAAGAtgattaatataattacacCTTAGGAAATTATACTTCAACCAAGCCAATTTCAAATAACGATATGTAAGAAAATACgcttatataatataactaTATACATTCGTGTGTCATTATTGGAATGCTAAATCCATATTCGCCAAAATAGGCGTTTGCATTCCGATTTGATTGTCAAAATActgtttataaatatatttcgttttgtttattttgcaaattaaaaacattttcaCTTTGATCAATAGTAGTTTGAATGGAAATCGTGAAAAAGGGGACTAACTAGATGCTTTGAAACTGATGAAACCCAAAAAGCAACATAACATATAGACAAAGATGCAGCAATTTACAATTGCCTTCTACAAATATGGGCGATTACGATCAAATTTATAAGCAATATgacataaatatacattataaaaaagcaTGGAAGTCATACAAATGTTGCAATgcttaattttaaaacatgcAATTCAGATAATGTACGAATTAACGGACAAagtaatttaattataaaataaatttttattaaataattattattatatatatgcatatatatatttttgacaTTAGTATAATGAGGTAATAAAGTGATATGGAATCCAAATGCTACCAATGTTTCGATATtgtgataaatatattaataaaatgatttattttcatgCATAATGGTTGCTTTAAACTACTAtcataaaatgtttttttgttttaagaattatattttttgcatattatttgtttatgccttttttatataaaaatacattttatgtGTTAATTTTGAGACCAAATAAGATAATAAGTGCTACAACTCACCaattacttttttatacaCATGTCCTTTATATTAGTTTCTatcacttttttttcattaaaagtTTATGTTTcacatttattatgttcTGTATTTTGATTATTCTCATAAAACTCTAAATTTAGTTAAAAATTAGTTATCTCCAATAAAAGGTgtcttaatatattaaatatctATTATTCATTCGTTTaacattaattattttaaatcttAATAAGAAGAGGcccatatttaaaaatcaGCATGCTATGCGTATTTGgcttattatatttttcttaaataggaaaaaataaggaaaacatttttttttaaatcaaaattcgatgtatatgcttatttattttacatagttcatttttattacatgcTTTCTaccattatatttaatgtgcatagctataaaaatatattgaaatgtacaatcatttaaaaaaaaattatattttgcaaatttatatattaaacgACCCCGTTTTTGGTTATAAATTAATGCTTCGTTAAAACTCACCCCCAAatcattaattaattttatattttttcttttatatgtatatcctcctttttttattaaaaacctatatactatttattgaattttgaatttatttataatatattttacaaattgtcattccaataaatattgtcaaactaaaaaaaattcaatcAAAACGGAGCCCATAATAATACCCCCCCACCACCAAAATATATCGCATAGAACAAAACAATAACTCCATGGTACAGAAACTATATACACAATTCAGAACAATTTTCCTTAAAACATGAGCAATTCAGACCTCGACATCAagcaaattataattaaaaaataaagattattttatataaggTGTTCcatgatttattttatatttttttttacatatttttatattttttaaatttgtatatatataatcacatcataaaatattttatagattTTAGTTTTGGATTGAtgaacaataaaatataaaacttgtatattcataattcatcatattaaaaatattatatatataatataattaaaacaattctttttaaatattataatattagagaaattaaaaatataacatttgctttttattatttgtgaAGGTTCAGTTATTCGCACTGCtttgtaataaatttatttaaataaaaaagtataaatttaaaaatccgataaattatacaaatttgtcgtttaaataataatttataattttttaaaataaatattaggtttttatactttattagaaaattattttcttcgaTTTTAATTGTACTTATGCAACTTTTctgtttttaattttaaataaaaatacaacatattttttaatattttattaatcaAGCCAGAAAATGgctaaaatatatattgacataattttttttgttataattttttttgtatacgTGAGTAATGAATCTTTTGCAAGTGAATTTGGCTTAaccaataaatataagaataaatatttttcaactAATGAAGTTATATGTAAACCCGCTCAAACCAATAATGCTGAACATAAACCTGTTCCAACTGATGACGCCATGGGCAGAGTAGTTCCAACTAATGATGTTGTACGGAAAGTAGTGCTAGCCAATAATGCTAAACATAATCCTACTCCAACAAATGAAGCTGCACACAGAGTATCTCCAGCTAATGATGCTTTAAGTATACctgttttaaataatagtgTTAGACGTACTTCAGTTTCAACTAATGATGTTGTGCGTATACCGATTCTAAATAATAGCGTTAGACGTAATTCAATTTCAACTAATGATGCTGCGCGTATACCTGTTCTAAACATTAGTTCTAGACGTAAT
This genomic interval from Plasmodium chabaudi chabaudi strain AS genome assembly, chromosome: 11 contains the following:
- a CDS encoding fam-a protein; translated protein: MNAIPLGLISSIIFSIVLAKNSSDSGSTTGCFPFCRKKTKKGHKTADEPVKGKDEYDPDLPNLKFIDEFDPIILEVPKGRQSVLGEPFISETDGIIIDKVTGFSRRKNNSSISGWYVRPYEEDYEDMINFIFTPLNKNDQYFQSNQTNAHKQGDASPPVPKTPGKQELPEEPKLSTINEDDAYALHEYAKLDEEMPEKFKQLLCTNPKETKQADELMNEAVTHLEYHATSEDGYKLFRSYPDIGISCYKKKHDDHTDVLKIHLKIDDLDMYNETINQIWIPNSIHFLYKGLVKIKIARVYKPNLLVIQQRCKDSIFGRWEYFHALAKKTHISEDKTIIVMTSPNIIDHHPSTIEYKNTIIENANLFTIEIDSKKDIRKGKWKKKFVNIAGFLIEKKIGYVSFTYVESINEHGSI